Genomic segment of Actinomycetota bacterium:
GCAGGCCGGCGGCGGCGGTGGTGTTGGCGTCCCCGGCCCCGCCGGTGGCCGCCTCGCCGACCTCGAACCCGAGGTCGCGGGCGACGGCCCGGGCCTCGGCGACCAGCGCGGCCACGGCCTCGGTGCGCTCCATCGGCGGGTGGCGGTGGGCGGGCAGCAGCTCGGCCCGGGCGCCGGAGACCGTGGTCGCGGCCACGATCCGCCCGACCTCGTCCATGGCCTGGTCGAAGGCGGCCGTTGTCGCCGCCCTGACCTCGACCTGCATGGTCGCCCGGTCGGCGACCACGTTGGTCCGGCTGCCGCCCCGGAGCACGCCGACGTTGCAGGTCACCCCGTCCCAGCGGCCGTTCAGGCCCTGCAGGGCGACCGTCTTGTGGGCCGCCTCCAGGAGGGCGTTGACCCCCTCGGTGGGGCGGACCCCGGCGTGGACGGCCTTGCCGGTGACCTCGACGGTGAACGCCGAGATGCCCTTGCGGGCCGAGACCAGGGCGCCGTTGACCCGGGCCGCTTCCAGCCCCACGGCGATGTCGTGGTCGCCGGCCAGGGCCTCGATCAGCGGCCGGCTGAACGGCGAGCCGATCTCCTCGTCGGGCGAGCAGACGAGCGTGATGGCGGCGAAGTCGTCGAACCCGGCCAGGTCGCACAGGACCTCGACGGCCTCGAACCCGCACACGACCCCGGCCTTGTCGTCGGTCACGCCGGGCCCGTAGGCGCGCCCGTCCCGGGTCCGGAACGGCCGGGCGGCGGCCGTCCCCTCGTCGAACACCGTGTCCATGTGGGCCAGCAGCAGCAGGCGCCGCCCGCCGTCGGCCACCGGCCGGGCCCCGGCCCGCCGGCCGACCACCATGTCGCCCAGGGGGGCGCCGGCCCACTCCTGGTCCGGGCGGTGCTGGTGGCGCTCCACCTCCCAGCCACCCGCCTCGAAGCGGGTCTGGCACAGGTCGGCGACCCGGTTCACGCCCGCGGTCGTGAACGAGCCGGAGTCGATGTTGACCAGCTCCTCGATCCGGGCCAGGACGTCGTCGAAGCGTTCGCGCAGCGGCGCCAGCAGGCTCGCCGGCTCGGCCCTGGGGTCGGTCACAGGCCGACGCTCTTGATGACGCCCTTGACCGTCTCGGCCGAGCGGCGCAGGCCCGCGACCTCCTCGGCCGACATCGGGCTGGGCAGGACCATCTCGACGCCGAGGCGGTCCACCACCGACGGCAGCGACAGGCAGACGTCGTCGATGCCGGCCTGGCCGTCGAGCAGGGAGCTGACGGGCAGCACCTGGCGCTGGTCGCGCAGGACGGCCTCGACGATCCGGGCCGCGGCCAGCCCGACCGCGTAATTGGTGGCGCCCTTGCCGCGGATGATCTCGCTGGCCGCGCCGACCACCCGGCGGTGGATGTCCTCGCGGGCGGCCGCGTCCAGCGGGGGCCGGCCGGGGACGTCCCAGGCCAGCAGCGGCACCGACCCGATGGAGGCGCTGCTCCACAGGGGGACCTCGGAGTCCCCGTGCTCGCCGGCGATGTAGGCGTGGACGTTCTGCACGGCCACGCCGCAGTGGTCGGCGACCAGCAGCCGCAGCCGCGAGCTGTCCAGCACCGTGCCCGACCCGAACACCCGCTGGGGCGGCAGGCCCGAGATCTTCAGAGCCGCGTAGGTGATGACGTCGACCGGGTTGGTGACCAGCAGCAGGATCGCCTCGGGGGCGACCTCGAGCAGCCGCGGGACGATCGCCTTGGAGAGGTTGACGTTGGCCTCGGCCAGCTCCAGGCGGGTCTGCCCGGGCTTCTGCTTGGCCCCGGCGGTGATCACGACCAGGTCGGCCCCGCGGCAGACCTCGACGTCGTCGGAGCCGACGACGGTGGCCTGGGGGACGAACTGGAGGCCGTGGTTGAGGTCGAGCACCTCGGCCCGGGTCTTGGCGGCGTTGATGTCGTAGAGGGCGATGGTCCGCCCGATCCCCTGGATCAGGCAGGCGTAGGCGCAGGTGGCCCCGACGCTGCCGGCCCCCACCACCGCCACCTTGGTGGTGCCCGCCGATCCGATCATGAGGGAACCCTACCGGATAATGTCCGGGCCATGGCCGAGACGGCGGAGCCAACGCTGGTCGAGCTGCGCGTGCTCGACGGGGCCAACCTGTACTTCCCCCGCCCGGCGATCAAGCTCACCCTGGAGGTGCCGGCGCTGCTGTCGCTGCCCGAGGAGCGGGCGGCGGCGGTGGCCGGCGAGGTCGGCCTGATGGCCGGGGCGCCGGGCCCGCCCGGGGGCGAGCAGCGGCGCCGCTTCGCCACCAGGCTCCTGGCCCACCTGGTCCGGCGGACCGCGGCCGCGGCCGGGGTGCGGGCGCTGGCCGTGCGCAGCCGCCCCGGCCCCGAGCCGGCCCAGGTGGTGGTCGCCTACCCGTGGCGCCGCCAGCACGCCGCCGAGGCCCTGGGCCGGGCCGTCGCCGAGCTGGTCGCCGACATCGCCGCCCCCGGCCTGGCCGAGCGGGTCGGGCAGCGCGGGACGGCGCTGCGCGACGTCGAGCCCGGCCCGGGCCCGTCGCTGCCCGCGCCCAGGATCCCGACGGTGGCGGTGACCGGCACCAACGGCAAGACGACGGTGACGCGGCTCATCGCCCACATGGGCCTGTGCGCCGGGCTGCGCGTCGGCTGGTCCAACACCGACGGCATCTACCTGGACGGCGAGCTGGTCGACGAGGGGGACTGGTCGGGGCCGGGCGGGGCCGCCCGGGTCCTGGCCCAGCCCGGCATCCAGCTGGCCGTGCTCGAGACGGCCCGGGGCGGCATCCTGCGCCGCGGGGTCGGCGTCACCCACAACGACGTGGCCGTGGTCACCAACATCTCCGCCGACCACCTCGGCCTCGGCGGCATCCACACCCTTGACCAGCTGGCCGAGGTCAAGGCCACGATCGTGCGGATCACCCGCGCCGGCGGCTGGGTGGTGCTCAACGCCGACGACCCGCGGACCCTGGCCATGCGCCGGCTGTCACGGGCCCGCCCGTTCGTGTTCGGCCTCGACCCGGACGCGCCCGGGCTGCGCGAGGCCCAGACCGAGGGCGGGCGCGCCGCCACCGTGCTCGACGGCGACCTGGTCGTGCTGACCAGGGGCCGGGTCGACCGGCTCCTGCCCGTCCTCGACGTGCCCGTCACCCTGGCCGGCCTGGCCTCCTTCAACGTGGCCAACGCCCTGGCCGCGGCCGCCGCCGGCATCGCCATCGGCCTGCCCACCGAGGCGGTGCTGGACGGGCTGCGCGGGTTCCGGCCCGACCCGGGCCAGAACCCGGGCCGCATGAACATCCTCGACCTGGGCGGCCGGGCGGTGATCGTCGACATGGCCCACAACGAGGCCAGCCTGCTCGCCCTGCTGGAGGTGGCCAGGGGCCTGCGCCTGCCCGGCGGCCGGGTGCTGGCCAGCGTCGGCACCGCCGGGGACCGCTCCGACGAGCTGATCCGCTCCCTGGGCGAGCTGGCGGCCAGGGGCGCCGACCGGATCGTGGTCGGCGAGAAGCACAAGTACCTGCGCGGCCGCGACCCCGGCGAGCTGGTCGGGCTGCTGCGCGAGGGTGCGGCCACGGTCGGCGTCCTCGACGTGCCCACCTACCCGGGCGAGCTGGCCAGCCTCCAGGCCCTGGCCGCCTCCTCCGGGCCGGGCGACGTGATCGCCCTCATGGCCCCGGCCGAGCGGGCCGAGATCCTCGCCTGGCTCAGCGAGCAGGGCGCCACCCTGCTCGACCCCGGCCGGCTCCGGGCCCGGGTAGTCGAAGCCCGCGGCGGGTAGCCTCACCGGGACCCGCCACCCGCCGCACCCCTGGAGGTCCCCGTGCTCGAAGAAGGCGTGCGCCAGCTGGCCAAGGAACGGAACTTCGCCGTCCTGACCACGCTGCTGCCCGACGGCCAGCCCATGTCCCACGTCATGTGGATCGACTGCGACGACGAGCACGTCGTCATCAACACCGAGACCCACCGCCAGAAGGTGAAGAACATCCGCCGCGACCCGCGGGTCACGGTCACCATCTGGGACGCCGGCGACCCCTACCGCTACGCCGAGGTCCGCGGCGAGGTGGTCGAGACCGTCGCCGGCCCCGAGGCCAGGGCGCACATCGACGAGCTGTCGATGAAGTACAACGGCCACGAGTACCGCAACCAGATCCAGTCCGAGCGGCTGATCCTGCGGATCAAGCCCCTGCGCCAGCGGCTCCGGACGCCCTAGACCGGGACTGCAGCTCGTCCACGATGCTCTCGACCTGGTCGGCGCAGAGCACCACCAGGTCGCCCGGGTTGGCCCGGTCGAGGGCGAGGCGGGAGGCCTCCAGCTCGTCCAGCACCACCTCCAGGCTGCGGCAGCGGCCCCCGTCGGCGGCCCCGGCCCGGGCGCCGGCGGCCACCAGCTCGGCCACCTCGCCCGGCTCGCGGCCGCGCAGGTTGCGGTCCTCGCGCACGATCAGGGCGTCGAAGTGGCGGGCCGCCACCTCGCCCAGCTCGCGGATGTCCTTGTCGCGGCGGTCGCCGGGGCTGGCGATCACCCCGGTCCGCCGCCTGGCCATGATGTCGCCCCCCTTGGGCGGGGTGGCCAGGCGGTCGACGAAGTCGCCGAGCATGCGCATGCCGGCCGCGTTGTGGCAGTAGTCGACGATCACCCGGTAGCCGTCCACCTCGAACAGGTTGAGCCGCCCCGGGGCCACCTCGTAGGAGGTGGTGAACGAGCGCAGGCCGGCCCGGATGTCGTGGACGTGGGCGCCTGCGGCCAGGGCGGCCGCGGCCGCGGCCATGGCGTTGGCCACGTTCATGCGGGCCCGGCCCCCGAAGGTCGCCGGGACCGCCCCGGTGGGCGCGATCAGGGTCGAGCGCCGGCCCTGGCGCAGCACGATCCCCTCGCCCAGGCGGCCGTCCTCGAGCACGATCGCCCGCCCGCCCCGGCGGCAGTGGCTCTCGACCAGCTCGTTGCCGTCCTGCATGGAGAAGTAGACCAGCTCGCCCGAGCAGTGCCGTCGCATCCCGGCGACCAGCGGGTCGTCGGCGTTGAGGACCCCGTGGCCGTCGCGGGGGACGGCCTCGATCACCACCTGCTTGACCGCGGCCAGCTGCTTGAGGGTGTCGATGCCGCGCAGCCCGAGATGGTCGGCGCCGATGTTGAGGACCACCCCGACGTCGTTGCGCTCGTAGCCGAGGCCCTCGCGCAGGATCCCGCCCCTGGCCACCTCGAACACGGCGAAGTCGACCCGCGGGTTCTGCAGCACCATCCGGGCCGAGCGCGGCCCCGAGGCGTCGGCCGTGACCACCAGCCGCTCGTCGATCAGGATGCCGTCGGTCGAGGTCAGGCCGACCTGGCGGCCCATCCCCTTGAAGATGTGGGCGACCATCCGGGCCGTGGTCGTCTTGCCGTTGGTGCCGGTCACGGCCACGATCGGGATGCGCGACGGGGTGCCGGGCGGGAACAGGAGGTCGACCACCGGCTTGGCCACGTACTGGGGCTCGCCAACGGTCGGGTGGGTGTGCATGCGGAAGCCGGGGGCGGCGTTGACCTCCACGATCGCCCCGCCGCTCTCGCGCACCGGCTCGGCCAGGTCGGGGGCGATGAAGTCGATCCCGGCCACGTCGAGCCCGACCACCCGGGCCGCCTCCTCGGCGATCTCCACGTTGTCGGGGTGGGCCTCGTCGGTCCGGTCGATCGAGATGCCGCCGGTCGACATGTTGCCGGTCAGGGTCAGCTTGACCATGGCGCCCTCGGGCGGCACGTCGTCCAGCTCGAAGCCCTGGTCGCGGACCAGCTCGACCGCGGCCTGGTCGACCCGGATGCGGGTCAGGACCTTCTCGTGGCCGACGCCGCGGCGCGGGTCGGCGTTGGTGATCCCGACCAGCTCGGCCACGGTGTGCTCGCCGTCGCCGACCACATGGGCCGGGACCCGCTCGGCGATGGCCACCATCCTGCCGCCCACCACCAGCACCCGGTAGTCGTTGCCGGCCACATAGGTCTCGACCAGGACCGTGCCCCGCCGGGCCTCGGCCTGGGCGGCCGGGAAGGCGGCGGCCACCTCCTCCTCGCTGCGCAGGTCGAGGTGCACGCCGCGGCCGTGGTTGCCGTCCAGCGGCTTCACCACCAGCGGGAACCCGAGGCGCCGGGCCGCGGCCAGGGCGTCCTCGGCCGACCGGACCGGGTAGGAGCGGGGCACGGGCAGCCCGGCCGCGGCCAGCAGCCGGGTCGTCAGCTCCTTGTCGCCGGCCACGTCGACCGCCAGCGAGCTCGTCTTGGAGGTCATGGTGGCCCGGATGCGCTGCTGGTAGATGCCCTGGCCGAGCTGGACGAGCGAGTACTCGTTCAGCCGCAGCCAGGGGATGTCGCGGGCCGCCGCCTCGTCGACGATGGCCTGGGTCGAGGGGCCGAAGGCGGTCCGTTCGGCCCGCAGGATGAACCGCTCCAGCTCGGCCTCGAAGTCGAAGCCCGGCTCCCGCTCGACCAGGTGGTTGACCAGCCGCACGGCCAGGCGGCCGGCGGCCAGCCCGACCTGGTCGTCGCCGTAGCCGTAGATCACGTTGTACTGGCCGCGCGTGCGGGCGCTGCGGGTCTTGCCCCGGCGCTGCTCCCCGCCGGCCTC
This window contains:
- a CDS encoding PPOX class F420-dependent oxidoreductase; translated protein: MLEEGVRQLAKERNFAVLTTLLPDGQPMSHVMWIDCDDEHVVINTETHRQKVKNIRRDPRVTVTIWDAGDPYRYAEVRGEVVETVAGPEARAHIDELSMKYNGHEYRNQIQSERLILRIKPLRQRLRTP
- a CDS encoding M20 family metallopeptidase — protein: MTDPRAEPASLLAPLRERFDDVLARIEELVNIDSGSFTTAGVNRVADLCQTRFEAGGWEVERHQHRPDQEWAGAPLGDMVVGRRAGARPVADGGRRLLLLAHMDTVFDEGTAAARPFRTRDGRAYGPGVTDDKAGVVCGFEAVEVLCDLAGFDDFAAITLVCSPDEEIGSPFSRPLIEALAGDHDIAVGLEAARVNGALVSARKGISAFTVEVTGKAVHAGVRPTEGVNALLEAAHKTVALQGLNGRWDGVTCNVGVLRGGSRTNVVADRATMQVEVRAATTAAFDQAMDEVGRIVAATTVSGARAELLPAHRHPPMERTEAVAALVAEARAVARDLGFEVGEAATGGAGDANTTAAAGLPTIDGLAPVGGEAHGPTEWLDLESVVPRTALLAGLLARLGANG
- a CDS encoding L-lactate dehydrogenase, with the translated sequence MIGSAGTTKVAVVGAGSVGATCAYACLIQGIGRTIALYDINAAKTRAEVLDLNHGLQFVPQATVVGSDDVEVCRGADLVVITAGAKQKPGQTRLELAEANVNLSKAIVPRLLEVAPEAILLLVTNPVDVITYAALKISGLPPQRVFGSGTVLDSSRLRLLVADHCGVAVQNVHAYIAGEHGDSEVPLWSSASIGSVPLLAWDVPGRPPLDAAAREDIHRRVVGAASEIIRGKGATNYAVGLAAARIVEAVLRDQRQVLPVSSLLDGQAGIDDVCLSLPSVVDRLGVEMVLPSPMSAEEVAGLRRSAETVKGVIKSVGL
- the cphA gene encoding cyanophycin synthetase, with the protein product MSDDLAEDLAGARAATSSADGRAPKREGSRRREGARPAVHSPGPGSPQPGSPQPDSPGPGGPRPDLRILEARVYRGPNFWSYDKAIHLLVDLGSLEDFPSNTIPGFTDDLLELLPGLVDHTCGVGRRGGFVERLREGTWLGHVAEHVALQLQREAGGEQRRGKTRSARTRGQYNVIYGYGDDQVGLAAGRLAVRLVNHLVEREPGFDFEAELERFILRAERTAFGPSTQAIVDEAAARDIPWLRLNEYSLVQLGQGIYQQRIRATMTSKTSSLAVDVAGDKELTTRLLAAAGLPVPRSYPVRSAEDALAAARRLGFPLVVKPLDGNHGRGVHLDLRSEEEVAAAFPAAQAEARRGTVLVETYVAGNDYRVLVVGGRMVAIAERVPAHVVGDGEHTVAELVGITNADPRRGVGHEKVLTRIRVDQAAVELVRDQGFELDDVPPEGAMVKLTLTGNMSTGGISIDRTDEAHPDNVEIAEEAARVVGLDVAGIDFIAPDLAEPVRESGGAIVEVNAAPGFRMHTHPTVGEPQYVAKPVVDLLFPPGTPSRIPIVAVTGTNGKTTTARMVAHIFKGMGRQVGLTSTDGILIDERLVVTADASGPRSARMVLQNPRVDFAVFEVARGGILREGLGYERNDVGVVLNIGADHLGLRGIDTLKQLAAVKQVVIEAVPRDGHGVLNADDPLVAGMRRHCSGELVYFSMQDGNELVESHCRRGGRAIVLEDGRLGEGIVLRQGRRSTLIAPTGAVPATFGGRARMNVANAMAAAAAALAAGAHVHDIRAGLRSFTTSYEVAPGRLNLFEVDGYRVIVDYCHNAAGMRMLGDFVDRLATPPKGGDIMARRRTGVIASPGDRRDKDIRELGEVAARHFDALIVREDRNLRGREPGEVAELVAAGARAGAADGGRCRSLEVVLDELEASRLALDRANPGDLVVLCADQVESIVDELQSRSRASGAAGAGA
- a CDS encoding Mur ligase family protein, with translation MAETAEPTLVELRVLDGANLYFPRPAIKLTLEVPALLSLPEERAAAVAGEVGLMAGAPGPPGGEQRRRFATRLLAHLVRRTAAAAGVRALAVRSRPGPEPAQVVVAYPWRRQHAAEALGRAVAELVADIAAPGLAERVGQRGTALRDVEPGPGPSLPAPRIPTVAVTGTNGKTTVTRLIAHMGLCAGLRVGWSNTDGIYLDGELVDEGDWSGPGGAARVLAQPGIQLAVLETARGGILRRGVGVTHNDVAVVTNISADHLGLGGIHTLDQLAEVKATIVRITRAGGWVVLNADDPRTLAMRRLSRARPFVFGLDPDAPGLREAQTEGGRAATVLDGDLVVLTRGRVDRLLPVLDVPVTLAGLASFNVANALAAAAAGIAIGLPTEAVLDGLRGFRPDPGQNPGRMNILDLGGRAVIVDMAHNEASLLALLEVARGLRLPGGRVLASVGTAGDRSDELIRSLGELAARGADRIVVGEKHKYLRGRDPGELVGLLREGAATVGVLDVPTYPGELASLQALAASSGPGDVIALMAPAERAEILAWLSEQGATLLDPGRLRARVVEARGG